The window TCTGGACTCACCCCGGCATCGTGCTGACCCCGCACGACGCCTGCGATGTCACGTTACCTGCGGTGGGCCAGACCATCCTGGCGACCGCCGAAGCACTGCAGGCCGGGATGCGGCCGAAGGACGCGGTGGATCGCAGCCGGGGCTACTGAGGCCGTCATGCCCGGCCTTGTGCCGGGCATCCACGTTCTCGCAGGACATCGTGGATGGCCGGGACATCCAGCGAAGCCGCGCTTCGCGCTTTGGCCCGGCCATGACGGAAACTACTCCACCGCCAGCCCGTAGACCGCCGCCGACGCTTCCAGCCAGTGCAGGAAACTTCCGGCATAACTCCGCGCCACCGCGATATGAATCGTCGGCGCTTCATCGACCTTCCACAGCGTCGCGCCGATATGGGCGATCTGCGTCACCGCGACACTGCCGGCTGGAAATGCCGGCGCGCTCAGATCGATCGCGACACCCTTGGCGAGCGTCTCCAGCAGCGCCGGGCCTGACAGCCGCAGCACGCCATAGGCAACGGATTGGTCGACCACCGACGCCAGCCCTTCGAGCCGCTGCGCGAGGCCCTCGACAAAGCGAGGTGCGCGCGCGTCGTGGGTCACCAGCCAACGGCCGGGACCGGTGCCGAGGAACGAGAGGGAGTCGCCGCCCGATCCATGCGGGCCTGCGGGCAGGGTGATGTCGAACTGTTCTTTCACCGCGGCGGCGAGCGCCGCGGTCTGTCCCCGGCGCACCATGACGGTGGCGAGGGCGAGGCCGATGCGTTCGCGCGCGACCACGCCGCGACCGCTGCCGGCCGGGCGCAGATGGGCGAAGGCGGAGACGGGGACGAGATCAAGCACGCAGCCGCACTCCTTCTGGATCGACGAAGATGGGCAACACCACTTCGAGGTCGAGATCGGCCGAACGGATCGGATCCCAGGCGCGAATGATTTCGCCGAGCCGTTCGGTGCCGCGCGCGAGCAGGCCGAGCCCGATCCAGTGCCCGGTCACCGGGCTGAACGCCGTCGAGGTGATGTAGCCATCATTGCTGTCCGGCGACGGCGTCACGCCGCGGGCAAACAAAAGCGCGCCGTTGCGCAGGCGTTTTGTGCGATCCACCGGTTGTAAGCCGACTAGGATTGGTCGCGCGGTATCGATCAGCGCCTCGCGCCCGGCCATGGTGCGGCCGATGTAGTCTTTCTTCTGCGACATCATCCGCCCGAGACCGAGGTCGCGCGCCACGGTCTGGCCGTTGAGTTCGGAGCCGGCGACATGGCCCTTCTCGATCCGCATCACGGAGAGCGCCTCGGTGCCGTACAGTGCAACGTCGAACGCCTTGCCCGCCGTCATCAGCGCGCGCAGCAATGCCTCGCCATAGCCGGCGGGCGCCGCGATTTCGTAAGCGAGTTCGCCGGAGAACGAGACCCGGAACAGCCGCAGCGGAATATCGCCGAGATAAAACTCCGCGCAGGCGAGATATGGAAACGCCTCGTTGGAAATATCGATGGCATCGCCGAGCAATGCCTGCAGCAGCGCGCGGGATTGCGGCCCGGCGACCGCATATTGCGCCCATTGCTCGGTCACCGACACCATCTGCACGTCGAGATCGGGCCACAGGATCTGGTGACAGTATTCGAGATGCTGCATCACCTTGCCGGCATTCACCGTGGTGGTGGTCATCACATAGTGGTCCTGCGACAGCCGGGCGACGGTGCCGTCGTCCATCACAAAACCGTCCTCGCGCAGCATCACGCCGTAGCGCACCTTGCCGACCGGCAGGGTCGAGAAGGTGTTGATGTAGACGCGGTCGAGAAACGTGCCGACGTCGCTGCCGAGCAGCGCGATCTTGCCGAGGGTCGAGACGTCGCAGATGCCGGCGCTGGCGCGCACGGCCTGAACCTCGCGCGTCACGCTCGTGAGCCAGTCGCCCTCGCCGGGCGCGTTGAACCATTGCGCGCGCATCCATTGTCCGGCCTCGACGAAGGTGGCGTTCGCTGCGGCTGAGTAAGTGTGGCTCGCGGTCAGCCGCGTCGGCTTGAAATGTTTTCCGGTATGCAGCCCCGCAAAGGCGCCGATCGCCACCGGCACATAAGGCGGCCGTGCCCGCGTCGCGCCGGTCTCGGCGATGGTCTTCTGGATTGTATCCGCGAGGATGGCGAGGCCGTTGACGTTGGAGGTCTTGCCCTGGTCGGTGGCCATGCCCAAAGTGGTGTAACGCTTCAGCTGCTCGACCGAGCGGAAACCTTCCTGCGCGGCGAGGGTCACGTCCTTGGCAGTAACGTCGTTCTGCAGATCGACAAAGGCCTTGCGGCGCGATCCCGCGAACAGCCAGACCGGCTTGCCGTCGCAGGCCTCGTCGCTCGTCAGCATCGGTTTCGGCACCAGCGCGGTAAAGCCCGCACGTGTTGCCGCTTCCGAGCCGATGCGTGCGCCATTCTGCAAGGCTTCCGCCAGCGTCCATTGCGCCGCCGCGGCGCCGGCGATCTCCATGCCCCTCGGCATGTCATCGCAAAGAAACGCCGACTTCGCCTCCGACCAGTTCGCCTTGCCGCCGAGATGGGTGGCGATGCCGACGCTGGGCGTCCAGCCACCGGAGACGCCGAGCGTATCGGCGGCGATGGTCTGGGCTTTGCCCTTGCTGTCGACGATCGTGACCGACTTCAGCCGGCGATAGCCTGAGGTGTCGGTGATATGGGCGCCGAGAAACGGCGGCGCGCCCGCCGCGAGCTTGCGCACCTCGGGCGATACCGCCGTGCGCGCATCGATCACCGCGGCAATTTCGACGCCCGCCTTGTGCAGATCGAATGCGCTGCGCCAGCCGTCATCGGAGGTGGTGAAGATCGCGACGCTCTGGCCGGCTGCGACGCCGAACCGGTGCAGATAGGTCCGCAGCGCCGAGGCCAGCATGATTCCCGGCCGGTCATTGCCGGGGAATACGAGAGGGCGTTCCTGCGCGCCGGCGGCGAGCACGCATTGTTTCGCGACGATCTTCCACAACCGCTGCCGCGGCGTGAAGTCGGGCGGCGCGACGAGATGGTCGGAGACCCGCTCGATCGCGCCATATTCGCCATCATAGGCGCCGAACACCGCGGTGCGCCGGAGAATGCGGACGTTCGGCAATGTGTTCAGTTCAGCTTCGGCCAGCGCCGCCCAAGATGCCGCGGAGACGCCGTCGATCTGGGCGCTTTCCGCCAGCAACCGTCCACCGAGCGCAAAATCCTCTTCCGCCAGGATCACGCGCGCGCCGGCCCGGCCGGCGGCGAGCGCAGCGGCGAGGCCTGCAGGCCCGGCGCCGATCACCAGCAGGTCGCAGAAGGCGTGGGACTTTTCGTAACTGTCGGGATCGTCCTGGCCGCTGAGCGCGCCCAAGCCGGCCGAACGCCGGATCGCCGGCTCATAGAATTTTTCCCAGAACGAAGCCGGCCACATGAAGGTCTTGTAGTAGAAGCCGGCATTCAGCAGGGGACCTGCGAGCTGATGCACCGCGCGCAGATCGAAATTCGGCGACGGCCAGCAGTTCTGGCTGGTGGCCTCGAGCCCGTCGAACAACTCGACCGTGGTGGTTTTTGTATTCGGCTCGGCGCGCGCGCCGTTGCGCAGGGTCACCAGCGCATTCGGCTCTTCCGGCCCGGCCGAAAAGATGCCGCGCGGCCGGTGATATTTGAACGAGCGACCGACCAGCATGATGTTGTTGGCGAGCAGTGCCGAGGCCAACGTGTCTCCGGCATAGCCGCTATAGGCCTTGCCGTCGAAGCGGAAGCTCACCGGCTGCGAACGATGGATCAATCCGGCGGAGGCGAGGCGGCGCGGCTGACTCATGACGTGGTCTCGTCGTGCGCCAGTGCGGCGTTGATGATCTCGTGGGTGCTGACGTTGCGCGTCACCTTCAGCCAGGCGTGACAGCCGGCGGAATGGTACCAGTGTTCCTGATGCACGCCGGCAGGATTGTCGCGCAGATAGACATAGTCGTACATCGCATTCGCGTCGGCCGTGCCCGCATCGGGCCGCGTCAGCGTGGCGTCGCCGTGGTAGGCGAATTCGGAGGCGTCGCGGGGGCCGCAAAAGGGGCAGGGGATGCGCATGATGCTCAGTGCAGGTTGGGTTGGGCGCCCTGGCCCTTTTCGTCGAGGAGTTGGCCGGTTCTGAAACGATCGAACCGCAAGCCGGTGGCGGCGGGATGCGGCGCGTCCTTCGCCAGCAGATGCGCGAACACGAAACCGGAGCCCGGCGTCGCCTTGAAGCCGCCATAGCACCAGCCGGCATTGAGATAGAGCCCGTCGATATCAGTGCGGTCGATGATCGGCGAGCCGTCCATCGACATGTCGACGAGGCCGCCCCAGTTGCGCAGCATCCGGGCGCGACCGATCGAAGGCATCAGCGCCATGCCGCCTTCGCAGACGTCCTCGACCACTGGCAGGTTGCCGCGCTGGGCATAGGAGTTGTAGCCGTCGATGTCGCCGCCGAACACCAGCCCGCCCTTGTCGGACTGGCTGATGTAGAAATGCCCGGCGCCGAAGGTGATGACCCCGGGGATCACCGGCTTCAGACCCTCGGAGACAAACGCTTGCAACACATGGCTTTCGATCGGCAGCCGCAGCCCGGCCATGGCCGCGACGCGCGAGCTGGAGCCGGCGACGGCCAGGCCGACCTTCTTCGCCCGGATTTTTCCGCGCGAGGTGGTGACGCCCACGACCTTGCCGGCGACGATGTCGATCCCGGTCACTTCGCAGTTCTGGATCACATCGACGCCGTGGTCGCTGGCGCCGCGGGCAAAGCCCCAGGCCACCGCATCATGGCGCACGGTGCCGCCGCGCTTCTGCAGCAGCCCGCCCTGGATCGGAAACCGTGCCGCGTCGAAATTCAGGAACGGATAGAGTCGGCGCACGCCGTCGCGGTCGAGCAGCTCGGCATCGGCGCCGTTCAAAAGCATCATGTTGCCGCGGCGCGCATAGGCGTCGCGCTGGCCGTCGGAATGAAACAGGTTGAGTACGCCGCGCTGGCTGACCATGGCGTTGTAATTGAAGTCCTGCTCGAGGCCTTCCCATAGCTTCAGCGAGAATTCGTAGAGCGCGATGTTCGGCGACAGCAGGTAGTTGGAGCGAATGATGGTGGTGTTGCGGCCGACATTGCCGCTGCCGATCCAGCTCTTTTCCAGCACCGCGATATTTCTGAGGCCGTATTCCTTGGCGAGGTAATACGCCGTCGCCAGCCCATGGCCGCCGCCGCCGACGATGACGATGTCGTATTCGTCCCTGGGCGCGGCGTCGCGCCATTGCGGCGTCCAGCCTTTATGGCCCGCCAGCGTCTGCGTGATCAGGGAAGTCAGCGAATAGCGCATCGGAAAATCCGGGTGTCGACCAGGTTGTCAGTGTCGCCCAATGCGGGTGCCGACACTAGGCCAAAAGCGACACAGAATGGTCTATTAGCGACATCATGGAATGGCTGAAATCTGCGCGTTCAAGGCGCCGCGAGCCAGAAGCCGCCGACCACGAGCACGACAGCCAGTAAACCGATGATTCCAAGGACGGCCGCCGTGATGGCGAGCAGGCCGTGGGCGTCGAGCCATCCGCGTAACGCTTTTTCCATCGCCTGGCGTGCTCCCGCTGAATTGAATGTTGTTTTGCCGATCGGCAGCGTATCAAACGGCCACCCCGCCGTCTCGCCGTTCTGCCTCACCTGGAGATCATCATGGACCATCTGCACATCCAGGGCATCGACATGCCCAAACTCGGCCTTGGCACCTTTCGCCTGCAGGGCGATGCCTGCCGCGCCGCGGTGGAGAGCGCGCTCGGGCTCGGCTATCGCCACATCGACACCGCCGAGATGTATGGCAACGAGGACGGCGTCGGCGCCGGGATCAAGGCTTCCGGTGTCGCCCGGAAGGATATCCACGTCACCACAAAGGTCTGGCACGAGAACCTGGCGCCGGATGCGATCCGGCGCTCGTTCGATGCCAGCCTTGCCAAGCTCAAGCTGGATCATGTCGATCTCTATCTGGTGCACTGGCCGTCGAAGGGCATGAACCTGCCGGCGATGTTCGAGACGTTGATGAAGCTGAAGCAGGAAGGCCGCACCCGCGCCATCGGCGTCGCCAATTTCACCGTCGCGCTCCTGAAGACCGTGGTCGAGGAGATCCGCGCCCCGATCGCTTGCAACCAGATCGAATATCACGTGCTGCTCGACCAGACCAAGGTGAAGACCTATCTCGCCAGCAAGTCGATCCCGCTGGTGGGCTATTGCCCGCTGGCGCAGGGCAAGGTGACCGACAATGAAGTCCTGAAAACCATCGGCGCCAAGCACAACGCCAGCGCGGCGCAGGTGGCGCTGAAATGGCTGCTCGATCAGGATGGTGTCGCGGCGATCCCGAAGGCCTCGCGCGCGGAAAGCCAGCAGGCCAATCTCGATGCGCTCAAACTGACGCTCGACGACGCGGACCGCAAGGCGATCGCAGCCTTGCCGAAAAACCAGCGGCTGGTGAATCCCGCGTTTATGGAAGGGTGGGAGTGAACTTCTTCCCCTCTCCCACCTTGCGCAGCTTCGCTGCGCTGGGGGAGAGGGGAAAAGGAAGCCAGTTCACTTATGCGAATGCGGCTTTTTCTTCGCCTCGACCTTCTTCGCGCCGGTCGGGATCATCACCACGCGGCCATATTTGACGCCGCGTTCGGCGATGATGTGATCGGCGAAGTGCTGCACTTCGTCGCCTTTGCCGCGCAGCGCGGTGACTTCCATGCAGTTGTCGTCGTCGAGATGAACGTGCAGCGTCGCCAGCGAGAGGTCGTGGTGGCCGTGATAGTTCTCCACCAGCCGGCGCGACAGGTCGCGCGCGGCGTGGTCGTAGACATAGACCAGGGCCGCGACGCATTCACCGGCCTTGCCCTTCTCCTGCGCCGCCTGCTGCATGCCGGCGCGGGCGAAATCGCGGATCGCCTCGGAGCGATTCTGATAGCCGTGCTCGGCGATCATGCTGTCCAGCTCTTCCATCAAATCGTCGTCGAGCGTGATCGTAATGCGCTGCATGCGGTCCTCTCAAAAGTATGACGAATGTTTGACTTCGTCATACCGGTCATGTCAGTTTGCGGTCGTTGAAACCAACATAGCCCGCCCGGCGTTACGGCGGGACTCATTCATCGCGCGCGGGGCGCTGAGGGGCGATGCATCGATTTTCCTGTGCATCGGCCGGGCTTGTGCTGGCGGGACTGGGGGCATCGGGCGCCCACGCGCAAAATGCCGCGTCCGGCGTGACCTCGTTGCCTGCCGTCGAAGTCGTGGCGCCGCGCGGGCGCCATAGCGCGAAGTTGAAACGGCTTCCTGATTCTGGGAGAGCCAGCCCATCGAATTCGGACCAGGCCGGAAACCGGCGTCCTGCCGTCATTGCCGAAACCGCCGCACCGGTGCCGGTCGCTTCCGCCAGCGAAAAAACCGTCAGCGGAGCCGACGTCAATGCGCGTCCGTTCTCGCGCCCGGCCGAAGCCCTCGAAGTGGTGCCTGGCCTGATCGTCACCCAGCACAGCGGCGACGGCAAAGCCAATCAGTATTTTCTGCGCGGCTTCAATCTCGACCACGGCACCGATCTGGCGATCGATATCGATGGCATGCCGGTCAACATGCGCACCCACGCCCATGGCCAGGGCTATGCCGATCTGAATTTCCTGATTCCGGAACTGATCGGTTCGGTCAACATCCGCAAGGGGCCGTATTTTGCCGACGAGGGCGATTTTTCCTCGGTCGGATCGGTGCACATCAACCTGCTCGACAGTGTCACCAAAACCATGGCGTCGATCACCGCCGGGAGTTTTGGTTATCGCCGCGGCTTTGGCGTCACATCGACAAAACTCGGCGAGGGCACTCTGCTCGTGGCCGGCGAAGTGCAGGGCTACAACGGCCCGTGGGATAATCCCGACAATCTGCGCAAGCTGAACGGCGTGATGCGCTACAGCCAGGGCACGACGGATGACGGCCTTTCGCTCACCGCGATGGCCTATGCCAACAAATGGAATTCCACCGATCAGATTCCGGCACGGGCGATCGCGTCGGGCGAGATCGGCCGCTATGGCGCGCTCGATCCAAGCGACGGCGGCAATTCCAATCGCTTTTCGCTGTCCGGGCGCTGGGCGCGCAGCGACGACGAAGGCTCCTCGAAAGCGAATTTCTATGTCATCAAGAGCTCGCTCAACCTGTGGAATAACTTCACCTACTTTCTGAGCGATCCCGTCAACGGCGACCAGTTTCACCAGCACGACGATCGCGTGCTCGGCGGCCTCAGCGGCTCGCACACCTTCAACAGCCAGTTTGCCGGCCTGCCGATGCAAACCGAGGTCGGTGTGCAAACTCGCTACGACGACATCCGGCTCGATCTGAGCAATACCGTGCGGCGTCAATTCCTGTCGCCTGTCCGTAGCGACGCGGTGAAGGAAGGCAGCGTCGGCGTCTTCGTGCAGAATACGCTGTTCTGGACCGACTGGCTGCGCAGCAGCATCGGCTGGCGCGGCGACTATTATGACACTTCAGTGCTGTCATATTTTGCGCCGGCCAATTCCGGTACCGCCAATGCGTTTATTGGCAGTCCGAAATTCGGCCTCGTGCTTGGCCCGTTTGCGAAGACAGAGTTCTTCCTCAATGCCGGCGAGGGCTTTCACAGCAATGACGCCCGCGGCGTCACCATCATGGAATCGCCACTCGATGGTTCGGCGGTGGAGCGCTCGCCCTTTCTGGTGAAGACGAAAGGCGCCGAAGTTGGTTTGCGCACGAAAATCATTCCCGGCCTGACCAGTTCGCTCGCCTTCTTCATGCTGGATTCCGCCTCGGAGATTTTGTTCGTTGGCGATGCCGGCGATACCGAAGCCAGCCGCCCCAGCCGCCGCATCGGCATCGAATGGACCAATGATTATCGCCCGTTCTCTTGGCTCAGCCTTGAGGGCGACATCGCGGTGACCCGTGCGCGCTTTCGCGGCGACGACTCGGAGCAGGCGGCAACCTATGCATCGCTGGCCGGCTATCCCGCCTCGCAGATCGGCAATGCGCCCGGCAATTTCATTCCCGGCGCGCCGAACATGATCGCCACCGCGGGGGTCCGGCTTGGCGAAGCCACCGGATGGTTTGGCGCGTTGCGCTATCGCTATTTCGGGCCGCGGCCGCTCACCGAAGACGGTGCCTTCGTCTCGCCGGCCACCGGCTTGCTGAACGGCCAGTTCGGCTATCGCTTCGCCAATGGCTGGCGCATTCAGCTCGATGGTTTCAACCTGCTCGACAGCCAATCCGACCAGATCACCTATGCTTATGGATCGCTGCTGAAAACGGATTCGTTGTTCGCCATGTGCTTCCCGGCGTCGGGGGCGCCTACAGTGCCAAGCGCGGTGTGCCAGACCGGCGTGATGGACCGGGTGCTGCATCCGGTCGAGCCGCTGGCGATCCGCGTCACAGTCGCAGGATCATTCTGATTGCCGCAGTGCAGCTTGCGCTATTTTGGCGGCCGGATCATCATCTCTTCATAAAAAGGAAAATCCTGGAATCATCATAGGGAGGCACCATGCGAGCGCACGAGGCCCTGAATCCAATATCGTTCATCACGGCCCTATGGGCAGCAACAGGATTTTTCATGTCATCGGGCAATGCCGCCACCTTCGTCTATGTCGGCAATGCCGATAGCCAGGATGTCTCCGTTCTCGAACTGAAAGCGAATGGCGATCTGGCGCCGGTGGAAACCATGGCGGTGCCGGGTCCCGCCAAGCCGGGCGGCTCGCTGCCGCTGGTGGTCAGCCCGGAGAAACATCGCCTTTACGTCGGCCTGCGCAACGAACCGTATTCGGCGGTCACTTTCGAGATCGACGCACAGTCCGGAAAGCTCAAGCTGGTCGGGCCCGGCCCGCTGGCGGATTCGATGGCCTATCTGGCGATCGATCGCAGCGGGCGATTTCTGCTCAGCGCGTCCTATGGCGGCAACAAGGTCGCGGTCAATCCGATCGGGCCCAATGGCGTCATCGCGCCGGCGCAGCAGGTCATCGCTACCGAACCGAATGCGCATTGTATCATCTTCGATCCCACCAACCGCTATGTGCTGCACACCAGTCTCGGCGGCGACGTCATCTATCAGCAGAAGTTCGACGCCAAGACGGGTACGCTGTCGCCGAACGATCCGCCGACCGTCAGCGTCAAGGCCAAGGGCGGTCCGCGCCATCTGGTGTTTTCGCCGGACAAGCAGTTCGTCTATCTGCTCGACGAACTCGATGCGGCGATCTACGTCTTCCCGTGGGATGCCGCGACCGGCACGCTGAAGAAGGAGATCCAGGTCGCGTCCGCGCTGCCGAAGGGATTCGATGGCAAGCCGTGGGCGGCGGATATCCACCTCACGCCGGATGGCAAATTTCTCTACGCCTCCGAGCGCACCACCAGCACGCTGGCGGCGTTTCGCATCGACGAGAAAACCGGGGGGCTCACTCCGATCGATTCTTATCCGACGGAAAAGCAGCCGCGCGGCTTCAGCATCGATGCTTCCGGCCGCTATCTGCTGTCGGTCGGTCAGCTCTCCAACAGCATGACCAGCTACGCCATCGACAAGGCGACCGGCAAGCTGACCAAACTAAAGGAATATCCGGTGGGCAAGAACCCGAACTGGGTCGAGATCGTCGATCTTCCTTGATCGAATGTGAGCGTTGCGGCGAGGCCGTAAGTGGCGAGCGTCCGGCCCTCGCGGGTCATCACGGCGGTGGCCGCCGCGGGCAGGCCCGTAGGCAGCAAGGGCGCATAGTCTGATGAGGGTTGCCTCGTTGGACCGCCCCGCTTCTCGATCGCTTCGATTTTACCGCTTTGCCCCCGCAGTCTCCACCTTTAGAGTGCCGCCGCGTCGACACCTCTCGCTGGCTGGAGCATGCACGATCTTATTCGCGATATCACGCTGTGCATCCTGTTTGCGTGGGGCATCGGGCTGGCCGCGCATTTCTTCCGGCAGCCGCTGATTCTGGCCTATTTGATCGCCGGCTTCATCATTGGGCCCTTCGGCATCGGCTTGGTCAAGTCCGAGGAGTCGATCAGCACCATCTCCGAACTCGGCCTGATCTTCATGCTGTTCATGATCGGGCTGGAGATCGATCTGAAGAAGATCGTCCGCGCCGGCCGCGTCATCCTGTTCGCCGCCGGCGGGCAGTTGATCGGGGGCTGTGTGCTCGGCGCGCTGTTCTTCATGGCCATCGGCCTGCCGCTCGGCGATGGCGGTTTCGACGCGCTGTATCTGTGCATCGCCTGCGCGCTGTCCTCCACCGTGGTCATCGTCAAGGTGCTGTACGAGAAGCGCGAGCTCGACACGCTGCCCGGCCGCATCACGCTGGGCGTCCTGGTGCTGCAGGACATCTTTGCGATCCTGTTCCTGGCGGTGCAGCCGAGCCTCGCCGATCTGCAGGTCAGCGTCATCGTGCTGTCGATGGCCCGGGTCGGCGTGCTGGTCGCTACCGCTTTGGTGCTGAGCCGCTACGTGCTGCCGCATCTGTTTCACCAGATCGCGCGGCGGCCGGAGCTGGTGCTGCTCGGCGCGCTGGCGTGGTGCTTCCTGATCGGGGAGATCGCCGAGCGGTTGCATCTGTCGCGCGAGATGGGCTCGCTGGTGGCCGGCGTGTCGCTCTCCACCTTCCCCTATGCGCTCGACGTCACCGCCAAGGTGACGACGCTGCGGGATTTCTTCATCACGCTGTTCTTCGTCGCGCTGGGCATGACGATCCCGATTCCCAACCTGTCGGTGATCGGCCTGGCATTGATCATCGCCGCCTTCACCGTCGTCAGCCGGGTGCTGACCACTTTCACGCCGCTGTATCTGATGAAGCAGGGCCTGCGCGCCAGCCTGCTGCCGGCGCTGAACCTGGCGCAGATCAGCGAGTTTTCGCTGGTGATCATCCAGACCGGCATCGCCGCCGGCCATATCAAGACCCAGACCTCGAGCGCTGCGTCCTTTGCCTTCGTCCTGCTCGCGGTGCTCTCCACTTTCGCGATGGTGCGCAGCGACCAGATCACGCGGCTGCTGATCGGCCCCTTGAAGCGGATCGGGATTCGCGACCTCGACCACGGCCAGGAACAGGCCGGGCACGCCGCCGGCCATGGCGACGCCCGCCGCATCGTTATCCTCGGTTTCTTCCGCGCCGCCAGCGCGCTGCTCAGCGAGATCGAGCGTCAGAACCAGTCACTGCTCGACCAGATCAGCGTGGTCGACTTCAATCCCAACGTCTTCCGCACCCTCGTCGAGCGTGGCCAGCACGTGATCTACGGCGACATCAGCAATGTCGATACGCTCACCCATGCCGGCGTCGGCAAGGCCGAGATCATCATCCTCAGCGTGCCCGACTCGCTCCTGAAGGGCGCCAACAACGAAAAGCTGGTGCGCCACGTCCGCTCGATCAATCCGACCGCGAAGATCATCTCGACCGCCGATTTGCTGAGCGACGTCCCTGACATCTACGCCGCCGGCGCGGACTACGTTACCGTGACGCGGCTCAGCGATGCCCATACGCTCTACGAGGTGATCGACGCTGCCGATCAGGGCCTGCTGGATGACAAGCGCGCCGAGATGGACACGCAGCTCGCCGAGCGCCGCGAAGTGCTGCCATAGCCATCTCTATGCCTCGGCACCGGCGGTTGTGCGGGCGGCAGCGTGGCGGGCGGGCAGTGCCAGTCCGGCGAATGCACCCATCGCCGACAAAACCGCGGCAATGCTGACGGCGGCGCCAAATCCGGAGCTGAACGCCTGCGGTGTATCAAGGTTGCCGGCGCGGTCGAACACCGCGACCAGGGCGGCGATACCGAACGCGCCGCCGAGGAAGCGGAACATGTTGAAGGCGCCGGACGCCTTGCCGATTTCGGAAACCGCAACGGCATTGATCACGGCATTCTGTGCCGCGGGCATCGCCAGGGAAACGCCGGCGCCGGCAACGATCATCGGCGCCACCAGGGACGTATAGGCCGCATCCGGCGTGGCGACGAGCGCGATCCATCCCATGCCCATCGCCTGGAGCAGCAGACCGCCGACAACGAGCGTGCGTTCTCCCAGCCTGTTCACCAGACGGCCGCCGAGCGGCGCAAATACGAACAACGTTGCCGTCCACGGCAAGATGCGCAGGCCGGCGCCGAGCGCACCGAAGCCCTGCGCGGTCTGGAAGAACTGCACCACGAAGAACAGGACGCCATACATGGCGGCGTAGAACAGCAGGCTGGCGCCGATGCCCGCAGCGAAAGCGCGGATCCGGAAGAACCGCATCGGCAACATCGGTTGAG is drawn from Nitrobacteraceae bacterium AZCC 2146 and contains these coding sequences:
- a CDS encoding 2,5-diketo-D-gluconate reductase B (product_source=KO:K06222; cath_funfam=3.20.20.100; cog=COG0656; ko=KO:K06222; pfam=PF00248; superfamily=51430), which codes for MDHLHIQGIDMPKLGLGTFRLQGDACRAAVESALGLGYRHIDTAEMYGNEDGVGAGIKASGVARKDIHVTTKVWHENLAPDAIRRSFDASLAKLKLDHVDLYLVHWPSKGMNLPAMFETLMKLKQEGRTRAIGVANFTVALLKTVVEEIRAPIACNQIEYHVLLDQTKVKTYLASKSIPLVGYCPLAQGKVTDNEVLKTIGAKHNASAAQVALKWLLDQDGVAAIPKASRAESQQANLDALKLTLDDADRKAIAALPKNQRLVNPAFMEGWE
- a CDS encoding CopG family nickel-responsive transcriptional regulator (product_source=KO:K07722; cath_funfam=1.10.1220.10,3.30.70.1150; cog=COG0864; ko=KO:K07722; pfam=PF01402,PF08753; superfamily=47598,55021; tigrfam=TIGR02793) — protein: MQRITITLDDDLMEELDSMIAEHGYQNRSEAIRDFARAGMQQAAQEKGKAGECVAALVYVYDHAARDLSRRLVENYHGHHDLSLATLHVHLDDDNCMEVTALRGKGDEVQHFADHIIAERGVKYGRVVMIPTGAKKVEAKKKPHSHK
- a CDS encoding hypothetical protein (product_source=Hypo-rule applied; cath_funfam=2.170.130.10,2.40.170.20; cleavage_site_network=SignalP-noTM; pfam=PF00593,PF07715; superfamily=56935), coding for MHRFSCASAGLVLAGLGASGAHAQNAASGVTSLPAVEVVAPRGRHSAKLKRLPDSGRASPSNSDQAGNRRPAVIAETAAPVPVASASEKTVSGADVNARPFSRPAEALEVVPGLIVTQHSGDGKANQYFLRGFNLDHGTDLAIDIDGMPVNMRTHAHGQGYADLNFLIPELIGSVNIRKGPYFADEGDFSSVGSVHINLLDSVTKTMASITAGSFGYRRGFGVTSTKLGEGTLLVAGEVQGYNGPWDNPDNLRKLNGVMRYSQGTTDDGLSLTAMAYANKWNSTDQIPARAIASGEIGRYGALDPSDGGNSNRFSLSGRWARSDDEGSSKANFYVIKSSLNLWNNFTYFLSDPVNGDQFHQHDDRVLGGLSGSHTFNSQFAGLPMQTEVGVQTRYDDIRLDLSNTVRRQFLSPVRSDAVKEGSVGVFVQNTLFWTDWLRSSIGWRGDYYDTSVLSYFAPANSGTANAFIGSPKFGLVLGPFAKTEFFLNAGEGFHSNDARGVTIMESPLDGSAVERSPFLVKTKGAEVGLRTKIIPGLTSSLAFFMLDSASEILFVGDAGDTEASRPSRRIGIEWTNDYRPFSWLSLEGDIAVTRARFRGDDSEQAATYASLAGYPASQIGNAPGNFIPGAPNMIATAGVRLGEATGWFGALRYRYFGPRPLTEDGAFVSPATGLLNGQFGYRFANGWRIQLDGFNLLDSQSDQITYAYGSLLKTDSLFAMCFPASGAPTVPSAVCQTGVMDRVLHPVEPLAIRVTVAGSF
- a CDS encoding 6-phosphogluconolactonase (product_source=KO:K07404; cath_funfam=2.130.10.10; cog=COG2706; ko=KO:K07404; pfam=PF10282; superfamily=50974; transmembrane_helix_parts=Inside_1_12,TMhelix_13_35,Outside_36_369), which gives rise to MRAHEALNPISFITALWAATGFFMSSGNAATFVYVGNADSQDVSVLELKANGDLAPVETMAVPGPAKPGGSLPLVVSPEKHRLYVGLRNEPYSAVTFEIDAQSGKLKLVGPGPLADSMAYLAIDRSGRFLLSASYGGNKVAVNPIGPNGVIAPAQQVIATEPNAHCIIFDPTNRYVLHTSLGGDVIYQQKFDAKTGTLSPNDPPTVSVKAKGGPRHLVFSPDKQFVYLLDELDAAIYVFPWDAATGTLKKEIQVASALPKGFDGKPWAADIHLTPDGKFLYASERTTSTLAAFRIDEKTGGLTPIDSYPTEKQPRGFSIDASGRYLLSVGQLSNSMTSYAIDKATGKLTKLKEYPVGKNPNWVEIVDLP